The [Eubacterium] siraeum genome contains a region encoding:
- a CDS encoding radical SAM mobile pair protein A, translated as MSICIKDQIQNMNIVIGCTVGCTYCYARNNVKRWHMIDDFTDPEFFPGKLRMMEKKRPQNFLLTGMSDLSGWKPEWRDEVFAKIRENPQHQFLFLTKRPDLLDFDTDLENAWFGVTVTRKAELWRIDALRKNVRAKHYHVTFEPLFDDPGTVDLSGINWIVVGTMTGAQSRKIHTEPEWAWSLTDQAHTLGIPVFMKEDLVPIIGDENMIQEMPEEFNKVLEVQRSWQK; from the coding sequence ATGAGTATTTGTATCAAAGATCAGATTCAAAACATGAATATCGTCATTGGCTGCACAGTGGGGTGTACATATTGCTATGCCCGCAACAACGTGAAACGCTGGCATATGATTGATGACTTCACTGACCCTGAATTCTTTCCGGGTAAGCTCAGGATGATGGAAAAGAAACGTCCGCAGAACTTTCTTCTTACCGGCATGAGCGATCTCTCCGGCTGGAAGCCGGAATGGAGAGACGAGGTATTTGCAAAGATTCGTGAAAATCCACAGCATCAGTTCCTGTTTCTCACCAAGCGCCCCGATCTGCTGGATTTTGATACCGATCTGGAAAACGCATGGTTTGGCGTTACGGTGACGAGGAAAGCCGAACTGTGGCGTATCGACGCCCTTCGGAAAAACGTCAGAGCAAAACATTACCATGTTACCTTTGAGCCTTTATTCGACGATCCCGGCACAGTTGACCTTTCCGGAATCAACTGGATCGTTGTCGGCACTATGACCGGGGCTCAGAGCAGGAAGATTCATACGGAGCCGGAATGGGCATGGTCTCTGACAGACCAGGCACATACGCTCGGCATTCCGGTGTTTATGAAAGAAGACCTTGTCCCTATCATAGGGGATGAAAATATGATTCAGGAAATGCCGGAAGAATTTAATAAAGTGTTAGAGGTACAGAGATCATGGCAGAAGTAA
- a CDS encoding radical SAM mobile pair system MarR family transcriptional regulator — protein sequence MKTNGGFLVTKIKQLGDRIFEKILSEKNIDAFNGAQGRILYVLWQEDEISIRSLSTKCGLAITSLTTMLERMENQGLISRVQSETDKRKTLLFLTEKARALKDEYDSVSDEMGSIYYKGFSEEEITRFEECLDRIRKNLEEWQKL from the coding sequence ATGAAAACAAACGGCGGATTTCTTGTCACCAAAATAAAACAACTTGGAGACCGGATTTTTGAGAAGATTCTCAGCGAAAAGAATATTGATGCGTTCAATGGAGCCCAGGGGCGTATTCTTTATGTGCTGTGGCAGGAGGATGAAATCTCGATCAGGTCACTCTCGACTAAATGCGGATTAGCGATAACATCTCTTACTACGATGCTGGAAAGAATGGAAAATCAAGGGCTGATAAGCCGTGTTCAGTCTGAAACGGACAAAAGGAAAACACTCCTGTTTCTGACCGAGAAAGCACGTGCCTTAAAGGACGAGTACGATTCTGTATCTGATGAGATGGGCAGCATTTACTACAAAGGTTTTTCAGAGGAAGAAATAACCCGGTTTGAGGAATGCCTCGACCGCATCAGAAAGAATCTTGAGGAGTGGCAGAAGTTATGA
- a CDS encoding ABC transporter ATP-binding protein, with amino-acid sequence MKESRNVNQANGNALINAADISRHYTMADGTVQALDNVSLTVNVGEFIAITGPSGSGKSTLMNILGLLDTCDSGTYMFSGLDTKTLADNELSRIRNERIGFIFQSFNLIPTLSVVENVALPLTYRGIPTAKRLERSLSALEAVGLSGRLSHKPYELSGGQQQRVAIARAIAADPDLILADEPCGNLDSRSGKEVMELLLSRHKCGKTVILITHSLSDAKYADRILTVCDGKLYK; translated from the coding sequence ATGAAAGAAAGCAGGAATGTCAATCAAGCAAACGGGAATGCTCTGATAAACGCCGCTGACATATCAAGGCACTACACAATGGCTGACGGTACGGTACAGGCACTGGACAACGTCAGCCTTACGGTAAACGTGGGCGAGTTCATAGCAATTACAGGTCCGAGCGGCTCGGGAAAATCCACGCTGATGAATATTCTCGGTCTGCTCGACACCTGCGACAGCGGAACATATATGTTTTCCGGACTTGACACAAAAACACTTGCCGATAACGAGTTGAGCCGTATAAGAAACGAAAGGATAGGTTTTATTTTTCAGTCGTTCAATCTTATACCGACGCTGTCGGTGGTTGAAAATGTAGCATTGCCTCTTACTTACAGAGGTATCCCGACAGCGAAACGCCTTGAACGCTCACTTTCGGCGCTTGAAGCTGTAGGACTTTCGGGAAGGCTGTCGCACAAGCCGTATGAGCTTTCGGGAGGACAGCAGCAGCGTGTTGCTATCGCAAGAGCAATCGCCGCAGACCCCGACCTTATCCTTGCGGACGAGCCGTGCGGAAATCTTGACAGCCGCTCCGGAAAGGAAGTAATGGAATTGCTTCTCTCCCGCCACAAATGCGGCAAAACCGTCATTCTTATCACACACAGCCTTTCCGATGCCAAATATGCCGACAGGATACTGACCGTCTGTGACGGAAAACTGTATAAATAA
- a CDS encoding efflux RND transporter periplasmic adaptor subunit codes for MNYRKTYKKRKAFHITIIAISVIAGLYFNMMLPGVIRDNVPCVDVIFPERTEYIPSVTCSGTVGYSQVRSIKEEIPLIIKEYLVNVGDRVDQGQTIAVVDKQAVCDKLSNIYSGSVSDVLTAAELSDRIPEKIPALVSGTVCYLAKSGELIDAGADIARVGGKGALVLNVAVPERNLSKIRKGQTALLTLSSVDGKFAGQVKSIGKSMRKQYLGAVEETVADVMISIESPSDKLKSGDSGYAEIQTGLKRDIVTLPYSAVMQDEKSEYIYVIENGRTIRRDVITGLELAKRTQVFGVSVEEEVVKSTQGVAANLIIIRNKTE; via the coding sequence ATGAATTACCGTAAAACATACAAAAAAAGAAAGGCGTTTCATATTACGATTATCGCAATTTCGGTTATTGCAGGGCTTTATTTCAATATGATGCTCCCCGGTGTTATAAGGGATAACGTTCCTTGTGTGGACGTAATCTTCCCAGAAAGAACAGAATATATCCCGTCCGTAACCTGCAGCGGTACGGTAGGTTATTCACAGGTCAGGAGCATAAAAGAAGAAATACCGCTTATTATAAAGGAATATCTTGTGAATGTCGGCGACAGGGTAGACCAGGGACAGACGATAGCTGTTGTTGATAAGCAGGCAGTGTGTGATAAGCTGAGCAATATATACAGCGGTTCGGTATCCGATGTGCTGACGGCGGCGGAGCTTTCCGACAGGATACCTGAGAAAATACCGGCTTTGGTATCCGGAACGGTATGCTATCTTGCAAAAAGCGGAGAGCTTATAGATGCCGGAGCGGATATTGCAAGGGTAGGAGGCAAGGGCGCACTTGTGCTGAATGTTGCTGTGCCTGAACGCAATCTGTCGAAAATCAGAAAAGGGCAGACCGCATTGCTTACTCTGTCGTCTGTTGACGGAAAATTTGCAGGACAGGTGAAAAGCATCGGCAAAAGTATGAGGAAACAATATCTCGGTGCCGTAGAGGAAACCGTAGCCGATGTTATGATAAGCATAGAAAGCCCGTCGGACAAGCTCAAAAGCGGTGACAGCGGATATGCGGAAATACAGACAGGTCTTAAGCGTGATATAGTTACCTTGCCTTACAGTGCGGTTATGCAGGATGAAAAAAGCGAATATATCTACGTTATCGAGAACGGCAGAACAATAAGACGTGACGTTATAACAGGGCTGGAGCTTGCAAAAAGGACGCAGGTTTTCGGGGTAAGCGTTGAGGAAGAAGTTGTGAAAAGCACGCAGGGAGTAGCGGCGAACTTGATTATTATCAGAAATAAGACGGAATAA
- a CDS encoding ABC transporter permease yields MGLMSVMADIWRSRSRSALTMSAVAIGIFSVTVISAAGQIGTAKINDSLDDMGVNSVLVEAQEAGVALSDSDIDALGGLSGVNGAMPLMAQVTKCELIESNVSCMVWGVNEKADEIISMKAIHGRLIDRSDLKKAENICVIDDEIALETYGRTNIVGKTVSVNFGGKYTDFTVIGVAESGLSPIQNMMNDAVPYFVYIPYTTAQNISGKSEYDKIAVLLDKNGDGETAIDRIKTCMANVKGEGSIKISELQSQKKQLDGILAAATSALSFTAGISLAVASVSVMTAMLVSVGERKREIGIKKSLGARNIRIVGEFLAESTMICIIGSIVGIAAGCAVAFVIGLAVGESFVMQTDIMLIAVAVSAVIGMISGSYPAYKAARMKPVDALKM; encoded by the coding sequence ATGGGACTGATGTCGGTTATGGCTGATATATGGAGAAGCAGGAGCAGAAGTGCGCTGACTATGAGTGCAGTTGCGATAGGTATTTTTTCGGTGACGGTAATATCGGCGGCAGGGCAGATAGGCACAGCCAAGATAAACGACAGCCTTGACGATATGGGAGTAAACTCTGTACTTGTGGAGGCACAGGAGGCGGGAGTTGCTCTGAGCGACAGCGATATAGATGCTTTGGGCGGATTGAGCGGTGTCAACGGTGCGATGCCGCTTATGGCACAGGTCACCAAGTGTGAGCTTATCGAAAGCAATGTTTCGTGTATGGTGTGGGGAGTAAACGAGAAAGCGGACGAGATTATTTCGATGAAGGCGATACACGGCAGACTTATTGACAGATCGGATCTTAAAAAAGCCGAAAATATCTGTGTTATTGATGATGAGATAGCACTCGAAACATACGGAAGGACGAACATAGTCGGAAAGACGGTGAGCGTAAATTTCGGCGGTAAATACACTGATTTTACGGTGATCGGTGTTGCCGAGTCGGGACTCAGCCCCATACAGAATATGATGAACGATGCTGTGCCGTATTTTGTGTACATTCCATACACCACAGCGCAGAATATAAGCGGTAAAAGTGAATATGACAAGATAGCCGTTCTTCTTGACAAAAACGGTGACGGCGAAACTGCGATAGACAGAATTAAAACCTGTATGGCAAATGTCAAGGGTGAGGGGAGTATAAAAATAAGCGAGCTTCAGAGCCAGAAGAAACAGCTTGACGGAATACTGGCTGCCGCAACCTCGGCACTGTCGTTCACGGCAGGAATTTCGCTTGCGGTTGCGTCCGTATCGGTTATGACCGCAATGCTTGTAAGCGTGGGTGAAAGAAAACGTGAGATAGGCATAAAGAAGTCGCTCGGAGCAAGGAATATAAGAATAGTCGGCGAGTTCTTAGCCGAAAGCACGATGATATGTATTATCGGCAGTATCGTGGGCATTGCGGCAGGTTGTGCGGTGGCGTTTGTTATAGGTCTTGCGGTCGGTGAGAGCTTTGTTATGCAGACGGATATAATGCTTATTGCAGTTGCGGTGTCGGCGGTGATAGGTATGATTTCGGGGAGCTATCCTGCATATAAAGCGGCAAGAATGAAGCCGGTGGATGCGCTGAAGATGTAA